A part of Legionella sainthelensi genomic DNA contains:
- a CDS encoding adenylosuccinate synthase produces MGKNVVVLGTQWGDEGKGKIVDLLTQDAQVVVRYQGGHNAGHTLKINGVKTVLRLIPSGMLRQHVLCYIANGVVLSPDALLSEIKELENTGIDVRSRLRISKACPLILPCHVAMDKAREAHMGNSAIGTTGRGIGPAYEDKVARRALKVSDLFHPERFATKLEDLLDYYNFILTQYFKQPPVALQPLLDAALEWAEELRPMVYDVSTCLHEHRERGDNILFEGAQGVYLDIDHGTYPFVTSSNTCVGSVINGAGFGPKYIDYVLGITKAYTTRVGGGPFPTELFNDVGKRIAERGQEFGAVTGRPRRCGWFDAVLLKRSIELNSITGLCITKLDVLDNLDVLRIAVAYKDSKGNLISRPPQAAVDFEDLEPVYEDMPGWQESTADIKNMKDLPDNAIAYLKRIESLLNIPVDILSTGPERDSTIILRDPFKV; encoded by the coding sequence ATGGGTAAAAACGTTGTTGTTTTAGGAACACAGTGGGGCGATGAAGGCAAAGGTAAAATTGTCGATTTATTAACGCAAGATGCACAGGTTGTTGTTCGTTATCAAGGTGGGCATAATGCTGGTCATACTTTAAAAATTAATGGGGTTAAAACTGTTTTACGCCTCATTCCTTCAGGTATGTTAAGGCAGCATGTACTTTGTTATATTGCAAACGGGGTAGTGCTCTCACCAGATGCGTTACTGAGTGAAATAAAAGAGCTGGAAAATACGGGGATTGATGTTCGTTCTCGTTTGCGTATTAGTAAGGCTTGTCCTCTAATTCTCCCTTGCCATGTTGCGATGGATAAAGCCCGTGAAGCACATATGGGAAATTCTGCTATTGGCACCACGGGGAGAGGTATAGGCCCAGCTTATGAAGATAAAGTCGCTCGTCGTGCATTAAAGGTCAGTGATCTCTTCCATCCAGAGCGTTTTGCCACGAAATTGGAAGATCTTCTCGATTATTACAATTTTATTTTGACTCAATATTTCAAGCAACCTCCTGTAGCACTTCAACCTTTATTGGATGCTGCCTTAGAATGGGCTGAAGAATTGCGTCCCATGGTTTATGATGTTTCGACTTGCTTACATGAGCATAGAGAGCGAGGAGATAACATTCTATTTGAAGGAGCTCAAGGTGTATATCTTGATATCGATCATGGAACATATCCTTTTGTCACTTCTTCAAATACCTGCGTGGGCTCTGTGATCAATGGTGCAGGCTTTGGTCCTAAATATATTGATTATGTTTTAGGAATTACAAAGGCTTATACCACTCGAGTTGGGGGTGGCCCTTTTCCCACGGAACTTTTTAATGATGTAGGAAAGCGGATTGCTGAACGCGGACAAGAGTTTGGTGCAGTTACAGGTAGACCTCGACGATGTGGATGGTTTGATGCGGTTTTATTAAAGCGATCAATTGAATTGAATAGTATTACAGGTCTGTGTATTACTAAGTTAGATGTTTTAGATAACTTAGATGTACTACGTATCGCTGTCGCTTATAAAGACAGTAAAGGTAATTTAATTTCAAGACCGCCACAAGCTGCTGTTGATTTTGAAGATTTGGAGCCTGTTTATGAGGATATGCCAGGCTGGCAGGAATCGACTGCTGACATTAAAAATATGAAGGATTTACCCGATAACGCCATTGCTTATCTAAAACGAATTGAATCGCTGCTGAATATTCCTGTTGATATACTATCAACTGGTCCTGAGCGGGATTCGACAATTATTTTACGTGATCCTTTTAAAGTTTAA
- the hflC gene encoding protease modulator HflC: MKNTGRALGILIFLIFLVLLTTVFTITQGQHGILLRLGRLVNDGATNKVKVLNPGLHFKVPFIENVRIFDTRIQTKDIKSTRIVTREKKDVMVDYYVKWQIVDLAQYFKSTGGSEFKAETLLEQQLNTLLRAQFGKRTIPEVVSGGRDDVMQLLRKAAQKQAGELGINVVDVRIKGIELPASTSNEIYQRMRADMQEIANRHRADGQAAAEQIQAKADADVMVLLAKTRSAAQKVRAIGQAKAASIYAEAYSQNKEFFVLYRSLLAYEGSFKSKKDILVLDQSSSFFDYFKQATPKNDGVPVKK, encoded by the coding sequence ATGAAAAATACAGGCAGGGCCCTTGGCATATTGATCTTTTTAATATTTCTAGTTTTACTCACTACAGTATTTACCATAACTCAAGGACAACACGGTATTCTTTTGCGTCTAGGGCGCTTGGTTAATGATGGAGCAACTAATAAAGTTAAGGTTTTGAATCCAGGGCTGCATTTTAAAGTGCCGTTTATTGAAAATGTACGTATTTTTGATACTCGAATACAAACGAAGGATATTAAATCAACTCGTATTGTTACTCGGGAAAAGAAAGATGTAATGGTTGATTATTACGTTAAATGGCAAATTGTGGATTTAGCACAATATTTTAAATCCACTGGGGGTAGCGAATTTAAAGCTGAAACTTTGCTGGAACAACAATTAAATACTTTATTACGTGCACAATTTGGTAAACGTACTATTCCTGAGGTGGTATCAGGGGGACGTGATGATGTGATGCAGTTGCTTCGTAAAGCAGCTCAAAAGCAGGCAGGTGAATTAGGCATTAATGTTGTAGATGTACGTATTAAAGGTATCGAGTTGCCAGCAAGTACCAGCAACGAAATTTATCAGCGTATGCGTGCCGACATGCAAGAAATTGCCAACAGACACCGAGCTGATGGCCAGGCAGCTGCTGAACAGATTCAAGCCAAAGCGGATGCGGATGTTATGGTTTTATTAGCAAAAACGCGTAGTGCCGCGCAAAAAGTTAGGGCAATTGGACAGGCGAAAGCTGCATCAATTTATGCGGAAGCATATAGTCAAAATAAGGAATTTTTTGTTTTATATCGTAGCTTATTGGCTTATGAAGGTAGTTTTAAAAGTAAAAAAGATATTTTAGTTTTGGATCAAAGCAGCTCATTTTTTGATTATTTTAAGCAAGCTACTCCAAAAAATGATGGTGTACCTGTTAAAAAATAA
- the hflK gene encoding FtsH protease activity modulator HflK — protein sequence MGWNEPDKGKEPWKGKNQPPDLDEALKRIHEKLKKVLFGGTAKTNNEPSKKSNGGLVAMMIILLAFLLWALSGIFIVDPAEQAVILRFGKYVETVGSGPHWIPRIISSKIIMNVDRVLDYSYSAQMLTSDENLVAVSLAVQYRIGDLEQYLFNVANPEESLQQATSSALRQVVGATTLNQMITEGREVWGNQVQDTLVKTLNLYNTGIVIVNVAPQPARAPESVQEAFDDAIKAQEDEKRFKAQAYAYVAKVIPIAEGKASRIQQEAEAYSKQVVLNAQGEVSEFLALLSQYKVAPEVMAERMYLETMEKVLNKTSKIIVDSKSGNLLYLPLDQLVTKSSALLETAKNNKTGTDESNEIESLVDGRELTRPVYRQGRN from the coding sequence ATGGGGTGGAATGAGCCAGATAAGGGTAAAGAGCCTTGGAAGGGTAAAAATCAGCCTCCAGATTTGGATGAAGCGCTGAAGCGTATTCATGAGAAGCTGAAGAAGGTTCTTTTTGGCGGCACTGCAAAAACAAATAATGAGCCTTCTAAAAAATCAAATGGTGGATTAGTTGCCATGATGATTATTCTGCTTGCTTTTCTCCTTTGGGCTCTTTCTGGTATTTTCATCGTCGATCCTGCTGAACAGGCGGTTATTCTTCGTTTTGGTAAATATGTAGAAACAGTAGGATCAGGACCACATTGGATACCGCGAATTATTTCCTCCAAAATTATTATGAATGTGGATCGAGTATTGGATTATTCCTATTCTGCACAAATGCTTACCAGTGATGAAAATTTGGTTGCTGTCTCTTTAGCAGTACAATATCGTATTGGTGATTTAGAACAGTATTTATTTAACGTAGCTAATCCAGAGGAAAGTTTGCAGCAAGCAACTTCCAGTGCATTAAGACAGGTGGTTGGCGCGACTACGTTGAATCAAATGATTACTGAAGGGCGTGAAGTCTGGGGAAATCAAGTTCAAGATACCCTGGTAAAAACGCTTAATTTATATAACACAGGTATTGTCATCGTTAATGTGGCACCTCAACCCGCCCGAGCTCCTGAAAGTGTACAAGAAGCTTTTGATGATGCTATCAAAGCTCAAGAAGATGAAAAGCGGTTTAAGGCACAAGCGTATGCGTATGTAGCTAAGGTAATACCCATTGCAGAGGGTAAAGCAAGCCGTATTCAGCAAGAAGCAGAGGCTTATTCAAAACAAGTTGTTTTGAACGCCCAGGGCGAGGTTTCTGAGTTTTTGGCTTTACTTTCTCAATACAAGGTTGCACCTGAGGTTATGGCTGAACGCATGTATTTGGAAACCATGGAAAAGGTACTGAATAAAACCAGTAAGATTATTGTTGATAGCAAATCAGGCAATTTATTGTATTTACCTTTAGATCAGTTAGTTACAAAGTCGTCTGCCCTTCTGGAAACAGCAAAAAATAATAAAACAGGAACTGATGAATCTAATGAAATAGAGAGTTTAGTTGATGGACGCGAATTGACAAGACCAGTTTATCGACAAGGGAGAAATTAA
- a CDS encoding DSD1 family PLP-dependent enzyme gives MPELTLGMKKTELDTPCLVIDKNILKSNLEAMKKHAIENKINIRPHCKTHKCSKLAKLQIEYGAIGVSVAKISEAEVLIKEKIPNILITSPIITKNKISRLIACLENAPSTMLVVDNKENILALNEAGAKHNKMIHVLIDVDPGVGRTGIKPEHALSFAREIQRLPWLHLMGVQCYAGNLQHIPSFNERRERSLHTMQMASEIVKHLKESGFNCPILTGTGTGTYDIDIEATEVTEIQPGSYTVMDVQYTKIGSKHNDKQFDLFRPAMSLLTTVISNNRTEHVTVDAGTKSIYVDHLKPKVISHQGLTYDWGGFGDEHGKISAMNTSKLPSVGEVIELIVPHCDPTINLFDQFFITEQDIVTDVWKIDLRGKSQ, from the coding sequence ATGCCAGAATTAACTTTAGGAATGAAAAAAACAGAGCTGGATACACCTTGTTTAGTGATTGATAAAAATATTCTGAAGTCTAATTTAGAAGCAATGAAAAAACATGCGATTGAGAATAAAATAAATATCAGACCTCATTGTAAAACGCATAAGTGCTCAAAATTAGCTAAGTTACAGATTGAGTACGGAGCAATAGGTGTAAGTGTTGCAAAAATTTCCGAGGCTGAAGTTCTCATTAAGGAAAAAATACCTAATATACTTATCACGTCACCGATTATCACAAAAAATAAAATTTCTAGGCTGATTGCTTGTTTGGAAAATGCCCCTTCTACCATGCTTGTTGTGGATAATAAAGAAAACATTCTTGCTTTAAATGAAGCGGGGGCAAAGCACAATAAAATGATTCATGTGCTCATCGATGTTGATCCAGGCGTGGGACGCACTGGAATAAAACCAGAACATGCCTTAAGTTTTGCACGGGAAATCCAACGATTACCGTGGCTACATTTGATGGGAGTTCAATGTTATGCAGGTAATTTACAGCATATCCCTTCTTTTAATGAGCGCAGAGAACGATCCTTACATACAATGCAGATGGCAAGTGAAATTGTAAAGCATCTCAAAGAAAGTGGTTTTAATTGCCCCATATTAACTGGTACTGGAACAGGAACTTATGACATAGATATTGAGGCAACCGAGGTCACTGAAATTCAACCAGGTTCTTATACTGTAATGGATGTCCAATATACTAAGATTGGCTCCAAGCATAACGACAAACAATTTGATCTATTTAGACCAGCGATGAGTCTTCTTACTACCGTTATCAGTAATAATAGAACCGAACATGTTACGGTAGATGCAGGAACCAAATCGATTTATGTAGATCACCTGAAACCAAAGGTAATAAGTCATCAGGGATTGACTTATGATTGGGGAGGATTTGGTGACGAGCATGGCAAAATTTCAGCAATGAACACTTCAAAATTACCCTCTGTGGGAGAGGTGATTGAGCTAATAGTTCCTCATTGCGATCCAACCATTAATCTTTTTGATCAATTTTTTATTACCGAACAGGATATTGTAACCGATGTTTGGAAGATCGATCTTAGAGGAAAATCTCAGTAG
- a CDS encoding LysE family translocator, with amino-acid sequence MNVSLLLLIFICFIGMISPGPDFLLVTKNALLYPKRQALATAFGIVSGCLFHATYCILGLALIITQSSVIFTTVKYAGACYLIYLGFNGLSSKKMKKVHSDISSMKNITLLRAYTEGVLCNALNPKLAFFLLSLFTQFVSINAAFSDKALVAGVFLVESALYWPLLVLFLQSHHIRKLFTHVQASLSRVFGGLLVYLGFRVMLSSNV; translated from the coding sequence ATGAACGTCAGTTTATTGCTCTTAATCTTCATTTGTTTTATTGGAATGATTAGTCCAGGACCAGATTTTCTATTGGTTACAAAAAATGCGCTCTTATACCCCAAACGCCAGGCGTTGGCTACCGCTTTTGGTATTGTTTCAGGATGTCTTTTCCATGCTACATACTGCATTTTGGGTTTAGCATTAATTATTACCCAAAGCAGTGTCATTTTTACAACTGTAAAGTATGCAGGAGCCTGTTATTTAATTTATCTTGGATTTAACGGTTTAAGTTCTAAGAAAATGAAAAAAGTACATTCAGATATTTCTTCTATGAAAAATATTACTCTTTTGAGAGCTTATACAGAAGGCGTGCTATGTAACGCCCTGAATCCTAAGCTGGCTTTTTTTCTACTCAGTTTGTTTACGCAGTTTGTTTCAATTAATGCAGCATTTAGTGATAAAGCTTTAGTTGCGGGAGTCTTTTTGGTTGAATCGGCTCTTTATTGGCCTCTTTTGGTGTTATTCTTACAATCACACCATATTCGGAAGCTGTTTACTCATGTTCAAGCTTCTTTAAGTCGTGTATTTGGTGGCTTGTTGGTGTATCTAGGTTTTCGAGTGATGTTAAGTAGCAATGTTTAA
- the ankC gene encoding Dot/Icm T4SS effector AnkC/LegA12 gives MEFITEINAAVKSGLQGFKLFIERKLSLDANYLAHPFWIEHGEQVTVLNYLIQQHQEKHINEKAASDLTQFIDFVLSRVKDKNIGEPLHQALALGKLQLALHLFDTVDFDVNRRDQEGRTLLSLAIETKNRHLLRKLLQCHPDVNATSRITDARVSFQPLHQAIALDFAFGVRNLANAGADLSNPLGAMKDTPVLLAARQGKIKALEALLEFPVDKLDLEAENNSLSADKMTADNAIESLCKLLANDKNNKDLIRGVAMLLCRGAEPPRKESMCQLLADKRADLLKEIDRYMNSRPELVDPFVNRCHLAESALHKIIYVDHSWGSTLRQLFGRPSEAAFVIERLVTRKYSRRQEGSSESPALSTVAAVPLKGDEPPLKLYAEFVRRYNEAYQNQRITNPWSTMRWMIAEGKCNWEMVKQYARNHPGTRTQIIYDDMFKTLPKMEMHEQIENTTGTLHCNVRL, from the coding sequence ATGGAATTTATAACGGAAATCAATGCAGCTGTAAAATCGGGATTGCAAGGATTTAAACTATTTATTGAGCGAAAGCTTAGCCTAGATGCGAATTACTTAGCGCACCCATTTTGGATTGAACATGGTGAGCAAGTGACTGTTTTGAATTATTTAATTCAGCAGCATCAAGAGAAGCATATTAATGAAAAGGCTGCTTCTGACTTAACACAGTTTATTGATTTTGTTCTAAGTAGAGTAAAGGATAAAAATATTGGTGAACCCCTTCATCAGGCGCTGGCTCTAGGAAAATTACAGCTAGCCCTTCATCTCTTTGATACAGTTGATTTTGATGTGAATCGGCGTGATCAAGAGGGACGCACTTTATTATCTTTGGCTATAGAAACAAAAAATCGACATTTATTGAGAAAACTATTACAGTGCCATCCTGATGTAAATGCAACTTCGCGAATTACAGATGCCCGTGTTTCGTTTCAGCCATTACATCAAGCTATAGCTTTGGATTTCGCTTTTGGAGTCAGAAATTTAGCAAACGCTGGGGCGGATTTGTCGAATCCTTTAGGAGCGATGAAGGATACGCCAGTATTATTAGCGGCACGACAAGGTAAAATAAAAGCACTCGAAGCTTTATTAGAGTTTCCCGTGGACAAACTCGATCTTGAAGCAGAAAATAATAGTTTGTCTGCGGATAAAATGACAGCAGATAATGCGATTGAGTCACTTTGCAAACTATTAGCAAACGATAAAAATAATAAGGACTTAATTCGAGGTGTCGCTATGTTACTTTGTCGTGGTGCTGAACCGCCACGCAAAGAGTCTATGTGTCAGTTATTAGCAGATAAACGCGCTGATTTGCTTAAAGAAATAGATCGTTATATGAATTCTCGTCCTGAGCTTGTTGATCCTTTTGTGAATCGGTGTCATTTGGCAGAAAGTGCATTACATAAAATAATTTATGTGGATCACTCCTGGGGTAGCACGTTACGCCAGTTATTTGGCAGACCTAGCGAGGCTGCTTTTGTTATTGAGCGACTGGTTACACGCAAATACAGTCGTCGTCAAGAGGGAAGCTCTGAATCACCTGCGCTATCAACTGTTGCTGCAGTACCATTAAAAGGAGATGAGCCTCCTCTTAAACTCTATGCAGAATTTGTTCGACGTTATAATGAGGCTTATCAGAACCAACGAATTACAAATCCTTGGAGTACTATGCGATGGATGATTGCTGAAGGAAAATGCAATTGGGAAATGGTGAAGCAATATGCACGTAATCATCCAGGAACTCGGACACAGATTATCTATGATGACATGTTTAAAACTTTACCTAAAATGGAGATGCATGAACAAATTGAGAATACAACCGGAACACTTCATTGTAATGTCAGGCTTTAA
- the trmB gene encoding tRNA (guanosine(46)-N7)-methyltransferase TrmB has protein sequence MQRKIKSYVLRAGRVSNRQCQGLDLWLKDYELTVSGTPWDLYKEFTRSADTIVEIGFGMGASLLTMAKNNPELNYIGIEVHRAGVGSLAADLHEHQLTNVRIVSHDAVEVFHTQVLDNSLAGVQIFFPDPWHKKRHHKRRLIQPAFIQLLVQKIRPGGFIHCATDWQEYAEHMLHVLSMEQALRNLQTDGGYSPRPISRPLTKFENRGERLGHGVWDLVFTKVNVTSP, from the coding sequence ATGCAACGTAAGATAAAAAGTTATGTGTTACGAGCTGGACGAGTAAGTAATCGACAATGCCAAGGCTTGGATCTTTGGTTAAAGGATTATGAGCTCACTGTAAGTGGAACTCCGTGGGATTTATATAAGGAGTTTACGCGATCAGCAGATACTATTGTTGAAATAGGATTTGGAATGGGAGCTTCGTTGTTGACTATGGCAAAGAATAATCCAGAACTTAACTATATCGGAATAGAAGTACATCGTGCCGGAGTTGGGAGTTTGGCCGCTGATCTGCATGAGCATCAATTAACAAATGTGCGCATTGTGTCTCATGATGCTGTAGAGGTATTCCATACTCAAGTACTCGATAATTCACTTGCTGGTGTGCAGATTTTTTTTCCGGACCCATGGCATAAAAAGCGTCACCATAAAAGACGATTAATTCAGCCAGCATTTATTCAATTACTTGTACAAAAAATTAGACCTGGAGGATTTATTCACTGTGCTACTGATTGGCAGGAGTATGCAGAGCATATGCTCCATGTTTTATCTATGGAGCAAGCTTTAAGAAATCTTCAGACCGACGGTGGGTATTCTCCAAGACCTATATCGCGGCCACTGACAAAGTTTGAGAATCGAGGTGAGCGTTTAGGACACGGCGTTTGGGACCTGGTTTTTACTAAAGTTAACGTAACCTCGCCATAA
- the rpmB gene encoding 50S ribosomal protein L28, with protein MSRVCQVTGKRPMTGHKVSHANNKTKRRFLPNIQNHSFWVEEEKRFVTLKLSTKGMRIIDKLGIKAVLDKLRAKGEKI; from the coding sequence ATGTCTAGAGTATGTCAGGTAACTGGCAAGCGACCCATGACTGGCCACAAAGTGTCGCACGCTAACAATAAAACTAAAAGACGCTTTCTGCCTAATATTCAAAATCACAGTTTTTGGGTTGAAGAAGAAAAACGATTTGTCACATTAAAACTTAGTACCAAAGGTATGCGTATTATAGACAAGTTAGGTATAAAAGCAGTTCTGGATAAACTCAGAGCTAAAGGCGAAAAAATATAA
- the rpmG gene encoding 50S ribosomal protein L33, whose amino-acid sequence MAAVTIKVKMESTAGTGYYKTTTKNPRNHPEKMELMMYDPKVRKHVLFKEKKVK is encoded by the coding sequence ATGGCAGCTGTCACTATTAAAGTGAAAATGGAGTCCACAGCAGGAACTGGATACTACAAAACGACAACGAAGAATCCAAGAAACCATCCTGAAAAAATGGAACTCATGATGTATGATCCAAAAGTACGTAAGCATGTGCTCTTCAAAGAGAAAAAAGTAAAATAA
- a CDS encoding RNA polymerase factor sigma-54, which translates to MKPSLQLSISQHLTLTPQLQQAIRILQLSTIDLQQEIQLVLESNPLLEATPNEDKEEIEIDKPREQENDQSDFQWSELYQSSDKRTSFEENDYNFDNLHYTTTNLKDHLKWQLTLSPMSDIDRAIATAIIDAINSDGFLSMDIAELHASLTSEEHPLDLDEIEAVRHRIQLFDPVGCACINLAETLLIQLAQLPKDTGHLALTKKIITKDIELLGQHNYRQLMKNHQITEKTIDSVLKIIQKLNPKPGNLIHEDITEYIIPDLTVKKINNQWKVQLNQSVLPHLSINNQYASLIQRADNSADNQFLKNNLQEARWFLKSIQSRQETLLKVATCIMEYQQGFLEYGEEAMKPLILNDIALTLEMHESTVSRVTTQKFIHTPRGVFELKYFFSSHISTNVGDECSSTAIRAVIKKLIAAENRKKPLSDSKITQLLEKQGIQVARRTVAKYREAMGIAPSNERKIIDN; encoded by the coding sequence ATGAAACCATCATTGCAACTGAGTATTAGCCAGCATTTAACCTTAACTCCACAGTTACAACAAGCGATAAGAATTTTGCAATTATCAACTATTGATTTACAACAAGAAATTCAGCTTGTTCTTGAATCAAATCCCTTGCTTGAGGCAACGCCCAACGAAGACAAAGAAGAAATAGAAATCGATAAACCTAGAGAGCAAGAGAATGATCAAAGTGATTTTCAATGGTCTGAATTATATCAAAGCTCGGATAAGCGCACATCATTCGAAGAAAATGATTATAATTTTGACAACTTGCATTACACAACTACTAACTTAAAAGATCATTTAAAATGGCAGCTTACCCTTTCCCCTATGAGCGATATAGATCGAGCTATAGCTACTGCCATTATCGATGCGATTAACAGTGATGGATTCCTAAGTATGGACATTGCTGAGTTACATGCAAGTTTAACCAGTGAAGAACACCCCCTTGATTTAGATGAAATAGAGGCCGTACGTCATCGCATCCAATTATTTGATCCTGTAGGATGTGCTTGTATCAATTTAGCTGAAACATTGCTGATACAGCTGGCCCAACTGCCTAAAGATACCGGACATTTAGCGTTGACCAAAAAGATTATTACTAAAGACATTGAATTACTTGGTCAGCATAATTACAGACAGCTGATGAAGAATCACCAGATTACTGAAAAAACAATCGATTCCGTATTAAAAATTATCCAAAAATTAAATCCTAAACCTGGGAATTTAATTCATGAAGACATTACTGAATATATCATTCCGGATTTAACTGTTAAAAAGATCAATAATCAATGGAAAGTTCAATTAAATCAGAGTGTGCTTCCTCATTTAAGCATTAACAATCAATATGCATCACTTATTCAACGAGCAGACAATAGTGCAGACAATCAATTTCTAAAAAATAACCTGCAAGAAGCACGATGGTTTTTAAAAAGCATTCAAAGCCGACAAGAAACGCTACTAAAAGTAGCTACCTGCATTATGGAGTATCAACAAGGATTTCTAGAATACGGGGAAGAAGCAATGAAGCCATTAATTCTTAATGACATTGCTTTAACTCTAGAAATGCATGAATCCACTGTATCTCGTGTTACCACACAAAAATTCATTCATACGCCACGGGGGGTATTTGAACTTAAATATTTCTTCTCTAGCCATATTAGTACAAATGTTGGCGATGAATGTTCTTCTACAGCGATACGTGCCGTGATTAAAAAATTAATTGCCGCCGAAAATAGAAAAAAACCATTAAGTGACAGTAAAATTACCCAGTTACTAGAAAAACAAGGGATTCAAGTAGCAAGACGAACCGTAGCAAAATATCGTGAAGCAATGGGAATTGCTCCATCGAATGAAAGAAAAATAATTGATAACTAA
- the hpf gene encoding ribosome hibernation-promoting factor, HPF/YfiA family → MQINITGHHMDVTPAIRAFTEEKFDKLERHFDQITSINVVFGVEKLRQIAEATVYIAKGELHASSESDDLYTAIDTLIDKLDRQLIKHKEKNRSHHD, encoded by the coding sequence ATGCAAATTAACATCACTGGACATCATATGGATGTTACTCCTGCTATCAGAGCATTTACCGAAGAAAAATTCGATAAGCTAGAGCGTCACTTTGATCAAATCACTTCTATTAATGTGGTTTTTGGTGTAGAAAAATTAAGACAAATTGCTGAAGCAACTGTTTATATCGCTAAAGGTGAACTGCACGCCAGTTCAGAATCTGATGATTTATACACTGCAATTGATACTTTAATTGATAAATTAGATCGGCAACTGATCAAACATAAAGAAAAAAACCGTAGTCATCATGATTAA
- a CDS encoding HPr family phosphocarrier protein — protein MIKTTIKIINKLGLHARASAKFVSTAARFQSQIDVTCNSQTVNGKSIMGVMMLAANQGAEIIMEINGPDEVQMNEALTHLINNFFGEGE, from the coding sequence ATGATAAAAACAACGATTAAAATAATTAATAAATTGGGCTTACATGCTAGAGCTTCGGCAAAATTTGTCTCAACGGCCGCAAGATTTCAAAGCCAAATTGATGTAACCTGTAATTCGCAGACCGTTAATGGGAAAAGCATTATGGGTGTAATGATGCTCGCCGCAAATCAAGGGGCTGAAATCATTATGGAAATCAATGGCCCTGATGAAGTTCAAATGAATGAAGCATTAACTCACTTAATCAATAATTTTTTTGGTGAAGGCGAGTAA
- the pssA gene encoding CDP-diacylglycerol--serine O-phosphatidyltransferase: MEKDSHSGIYLLPNLFTTASLFAAFYSLVASMKGQFEASIIAIFIGMIADGLDGRIARLTHTQTAFGAEYDSLSDMVTFGVAPSLLVYNLILSHLGKVGWLVAFVYTAAVALRLARFNTQLETADKKYFQGLPCPPSAAVMASFAWLCYQHEWQNVFVAVLTAILSLIASTLMVSNIRYYSFKEVDFKGKVPFLYVLVMIILFVAIAADPSFVLFVGFTIYAISGVIMTLIVLHKVRKQRRNLEK, translated from the coding sequence ATGGAAAAAGACAGTCATTCTGGTATTTATTTGTTGCCCAATCTGTTTACAACAGCAAGTTTGTTTGCCGCATTTTATTCTCTTGTTGCATCGATGAAAGGACAATTTGAAGCATCAATCATTGCAATATTTATCGGAATGATTGCAGACGGATTAGATGGACGAATTGCTCGTTTAACGCATACGCAGACAGCCTTTGGTGCCGAATACGATAGTTTATCTGATATGGTTACATTTGGCGTTGCGCCTTCACTTTTAGTCTATAATTTAATTTTAAGCCACTTAGGCAAAGTTGGGTGGTTAGTTGCATTTGTTTATACAGCAGCGGTTGCTTTACGTTTGGCTCGTTTTAATACTCAGCTCGAAACAGCAGATAAAAAATATTTTCAAGGATTGCCTTGCCCACCTTCTGCAGCAGTAATGGCTTCTTTTGCATGGTTATGCTATCAACATGAGTGGCAAAATGTTTTCGTTGCGGTATTAACCGCAATTTTATCATTAATTGCCTCTACATTAATGGTTTCCAATATTCGTTATTATAGTTTTAAGGAAGTAGATTTTAAGGGAAAAGTTCCATTTTTGTATGTATTAGTGATGATCATTTTATTTGTAGCTATTGCGGCTGATCCCTCATTCGTCTTATTTGTTGGATTTACTATTTATGCGATTTCTGGGGTAATTATGACTTTAATTGTTTTACATAAAGTGAGAAAGCAAAGAAGAAACCTGGAGAAATAG